The region AACAGGGAGCGATTTGCCCTCCTTTGCCAACATAAAGAAAAATGGAATCAATTTCTCAGGATACTGATATGCCCCATAGTTATTTGAGCAGTTGCTTATAGTCATAGGCAGCCCATACGTCCTGAAATACGCCCTGCAAAGCATATCTGCCGAGGCTTTTGACGCGGAATATGGGGAGGAGGGCTCGTATGGAGTTTCCTCGTTAAAATACGTCCCTTGCGTATCACCCAAATCTCCAAAAACTTCGTCAGTCGATACCTGATGAAAACGAATCATACCGGCGCTGTCCGCATCGCCAAAATCTTTACAAGCCATAAGCAGATTATGCGTCCCAACAATATTCGTCTCTATAAAAACCGCCGGCTCTTCGATACTATTATCAACATGCGTCTCCGCAGCGAAATTTACAACCAAATCAAATTTCTCCTGTTTGAATAAATCAAATACAAAATCTTTATCCGCTATATCACCTTTAACAAATCTATATCGCATCCTCCCCTCCAGCTCCTTCAAATTTTCCAAATTCCCACAATATGTCAGTTTATCCAACACTAC is a window of Candidatus Peregrinibacteria bacterium DNA encoding:
- the rfbB gene encoding dTDP-glucose 4,6-dehydratase — its product is MRKVLITGGAGFIGANFVHYYYATHPEDELVVLDKLTYCGNLENLKELEGRMRYRFVKGDIADKDFVFDLFKQEKFDLVVNFAAETHVDNSIEEPAVFIETNIVGTHNLLMACKDFGDADSAGMIRFHQVSTDEVFGDLGDTQGTYFNEETPYEPSSPYSASKASADMLCRAYFRTYGLPMTISNCSNNYGAYQYPEKLIPFFFMLAKEGKSLPVYGDGKQVRDWLYVEDHCRAIDLILEKGKLGETYCIGGNNEKQNLEIVKEIVKYTGGSEDLITYVTDRKGHDRRYAIDASKIRNELGFSPSITFEEGMKKTLDWYEANERWMENLRENE